A single region of the Polyodon spathula isolate WHYD16114869_AA chromosome 12, ASM1765450v1, whole genome shotgun sequence genome encodes:
- the LOC121325001 gene encoding glutathione-specific gamma-glutamylcyclotransferase 1-like produces the protein MKLKEIMTEKSSLWIFGYGSLVWKPDFKFSRSKIGYISGYSRKFWHGDTFHRGNKEMPGRVVTLVEDGEACTWGVAYEVQGAQIEESLRYLNIRESSLGGYVTELVEFYPRGENESMLALVYIATSDNPIYLGPASSEEIAAQIAMSSGKTGHNIEYLVRLAEFMRLYCPEVEDDHLFSIETATIAMLPYLINKKRSTPVF, from the exons ATGAAGTTGAAAGAAATCATGACAGAGAAATCCTCTTTGTGGATTTTTGGGTACGGTTCTTTGGTCTGGAAGCCTGATTTTAAATTCAGTAGAAGCAAAATTGGGTACATTAGTGGCTACAGCAGAAAGTTCTGGCATGGGGATACGTTCCACAGAGGCAACAAAGAAATG CCTGGGCGAGTGGTTACCCTCGTGGAAGATGGTGAA GCTTGCACATGGGGAGTGGCCTATGAGGTCCAGGGTGCCCAGATAGAAGAGTCCCTCAGGTACCTGAACATCCGAGAGAGCTCACTGGGTGGGTACGTCACTGAGCTGGTGGAGTTCTACCCACGTGGCGAGAATGAGTCAATGCTGGCACTGGTTTACATTGCCACCTCGGACAATCCCATCTACCTGGGTCCTGCCAGTTCAGAGGAGATCGCTGCACAGATCGCCATGTCCAGCGGCAAAACCGGCCACAACATTGAGTACCTTGTACGGCTTGCAGAGTTCATGCGACTGTACTGCCCAGAGGTAGAGGACGATCATTTGTTCTCCATTGAAACTGCAACAATAGCCATGCTGCCATACTTGATAAACAAAAAACGGTCAACGCCTGTGTTTTAA